tgcaactaagcaatgcaagatgggtcccgactactaggccatgttaggtacccatgtacatatgcaaatgcatgcaaaccaatgcaatgatatctctcacaaagcggggaaagagagaaaaacccaatgggaaaaaaatccccccccccaaaagagagatgaaaacaatacaagagaactctcatagaagcatgtgaggaacaaaaccccatgtgaggaaaaagtcccccccatatgagagaagaagagaagctaggtagccccccctcaatctagaatatgcaccaatgatagaagcgcgagaatgaatgaagaaactgctccatgaacgtcgaacaacattcctccccttaggaagaaacaaaaccaaaggtgtatccatgaagtctccccaatcatgaagggaagatgtaggaaaaaaactcatgatgaatgaagtctctgaaagctgctcaaatgtccccatgtcgatgctgaaagataccccctccaacgatggtaaactgctccacactactgaaaaagacactccaagatctagtggagatgaatgtagaataatattcaaagactcacatgtctcctctaaacataaagagacctcctccaatcactgtacataagaatccacaatcatgtcaacctcgaaaaaatgatcatgtagagaatgaacaggAGGGTCAGAGTgtaccctcacaacaattgaagaaggatcatcttcataaaagagaagatgaatatcatcaatgatgtctcccaaatctacaatgtaggactccacaaacaaacccgcaatgtctatcaagtaatcaccccatgaaactgaagttggaagacaagatatatcctgctgcactgaatcacaagaaggcaaaattgtcgcactagttTCATCaccaggtgcaataggtgatgtgatatcaataggaggagatgaaacacaaggctcaagaacggggtcacatgtgagaatccccgagttcaagtacccaaagttctcctcaaaatacaAATCATCATAAGAAGTGTGACCATCacatgtagaatcatcatatgtaaaatcatcctcatcaacaaaatttgaaaaggagtataaccaagatgcatgatcaaccaccccagtcgcaatgatagctctagtctccaagtctctaatgaaaattgactcaggtgtgaaccccacaattttctttgttgcgccatgtgtgatttgatagatggaaaggagattgtttgtcaaatggggtacacacaacacatcattgaaggagttatccccaatggcaatagttcctttcccatTCACATCCATGtgtgtatgattgcccatcaaaatttacggcgtggtgcaaggctcaaatgtagaaaacatagactgcgaagatgccatatgatgagaagcccctgaatctagaagccatctccctgaatcacgacttgtagtagcacaaagagattttccttttcttgtcccaaaagagtgagtcttcccacttgtagaagccatgaatgcttgccctttcccctTTGAAtgcgaggaagtggaagttgatgaatcctccttcttgtaggcattaggcaaatcaatgttgtgctttttggggatgtgtgtgagctcatcaatcttcttagaatggcaacgacgctcctcatgaccaacctttttacaataggcaaaagtgtgtctctccttctttggtgaattgtccttcttggaagaggatgaatctccttgttgtggagaaggtggtgctttgtccttaggctttgattgccatttcttcttttttgagttgtcctttcctttatttcctttgttcccttgattttccactaatgcttgagacttagaagccttaagaatgcccatccttatcaacttagtttgttccatcatcaacattttgatgaaagcatcaaatgtaggaattgtgtagcttgaacccattaccatcctatgggtttggaaactagaaacaaatgttgcatattcttgtggaagcttgcccatcaaattgaagatcaattgagtatccttcttatcaatgccacaatatttgagttgtgccctcaactcttttgccttagtgacataatcttgtatagtatcaaagttcttgagatctaatatggtgagatcactatctttctgatatcccctaatctcatcaacttgaccatacaagtcttgaaacttttgccaagcatccttgattagagtacatttcttaatatgaaaaatgagatcctttgatacatactttcttaaggtacaaattgccatgatatttttagtgagccaatccaagtgagcaatAGGACCAGccttaggatcaatgggagcaaTAATAGTTTCATTAATATaacgagttagtcctttttccataagtttactccatgcatcaattttccaagtagcataattatgaggagttaagagaggaaacttaggagaacctaTAGTAGAAAAAGGAAGAACACAAgatcacaaaagcacaagagacaccccccccaaattcactcaatcacagtacccccccccaaaaaaaataaaaataaaatgatgagtttggcactttatatgtagtgcatgtacaataggccacttgcaaacaatggcaaggtggacttctgattttgttttacaattgccccaataggctaagaattacaatgcaaaagaccagaaagatacatctatgcaatacaagtgccaaattggccaaaaatgaccatatgctgaaagtacaatttctactcaaaatcactgcaaactaatagcatattatgaaagtagacgaaaaattatgcactttaaaaaaaatgacacttgaaaaggagtttgtatgagcccaaacggagtcccggaagttgcagaaatggggattagACACGTACAGTCACTAAAAAATGAGATTTCTAAAAAATCtaccatcaaaatcaaaaaataattccaccacgagaaagtacacaaaaaattagcccatttaaaaaaaaaatgcaccaaaaaaggagcaaaaatgagcacgatatggccttccaaagttgaattgtaaaactgaaaagctcaaCGGGAGGGGGctaataaattttcaaaaaaatgatgatgtcagcaaaACACGAGGTTAAATTTGACGTCCGTATGACCGTCGTAGAAAACTTCACTCCCCTGCTGATTGTGCGTCTGTACGATACGAACTACTGACGTGTCACAATCTGATTGATAGAAAAAATGACGTGTCCATACGGACATTGATGATTGGATCACTGACTGAGCAATACATAAATGACGTGGACCAGACAGCTGGCAGTGAAGTCAGCACCGTACGCTGACTGTGTGTACGGATTTGTTGCGTGTCTTTGTCAGGCTACGTGACGGGGCACTAACTCGATAGTGTTGACTGGGCGCGGGGCTTGCGTGGATGGAGGTCGCTGACTCGACGACTATGTGGCAGGCCACGTGGCACTCTATAAAATCAGCGAAAGAGACGACCAAGATTCAGGGGCTGACGGAAGGAGCAAGGCGGTGTTGAAAAAAAAGTAGCCGTCAGTGACCACGAGCTCAGACCGCTGGAAGAAGGGGTCATTGAGGTGGAGGCGACTAGAGCTCAGACTGCCGACAGTGCTTGACGGTGAGAGAAAGGTCGACACGGATCGACGGAGGGCATTGGAGCCATGACCCGAGAGGCCGAGGAAAATGGAGGAGTCCCCGGTGTGAGTGTATGACATGCCGGTGGGAGAAACAACGACGACCGAAGGTACAACCAGCGGGAAGCAAAGTGACCGCTGGGAGAAACAATGCCGGCGACAGATTGTGTATAGGCCCTGCAAAAAGGTACTACAGGGTACGATTGGGCCAGGTGGGGTaatgtcccccccccccccccctccgagtttataataaaaattgattttaaaaaaccttttTAAATGCCCCAATTAAAATTTTCATAAATAAAAACTACGAATAATAATATTGAAATAGAATATTTCAtagaaaatgattttttaaaattaaaaaaaaaattaaaaaatccataCCGTATATAGCCAAATTGGCTAAATTTTTTTCTCCAAGccccaaatttgactttcacccaatataggtgaatttatagtcaaaattcatggaaacgatcACCTAGACGTGATGGTGAGGTCAGatttggtctaggacgcctccaaaagatgttgctcctcagatctgcctcttgacgccacaataatgcctctcaaagatgaatcaatgacgctctaatggctctgataccatgtgatattttgccaagatcaagagctcaatgaaaagtacaaaatagagagacaaaatataggacaagaataaactgtattctcatcaatagataaaaatagttgttcatacaatgaatatgagcttgcatatataggcaaggctatatggataggtgagcacacaaacatgacatgtgactcgataagaaacaagggtaggtaggaaatagatgtggtaggtaggagaaacaatataatattgcacatgaggtggatcacccaccaaaggtggaattatcactccacaataagtggatatgatagagtagtaacaagatcacaccataaaaggtggaaattctcctacacactatttcaatgtggcacaaatacccaagtgtctcatacccaaactactatgaaatgcattatcctaagtaaacttaagtaaggtgtaataatatccatgatgaataaatatttacaccaacatttttaATAAATGAGTTGAAGTAGTTCTCTTCACTTATACCATTGGCCACAAATATCCAAGTTCATTGTCCATCACTAAAAAATGTAATGTGGAATTAGGATATTGATTGCGGGGGGGGATGAGGAATTAAAACTGTAATGTGAAAAATTTGATCTAgcgatttgcaacatagaagggagaaaacCACTAAATCAATTTCCACTTGGgcaacattacattcaaaagagggaagggaatccactagattcagccACAAATCAGACAAGGACTGAATGCTAAATGGATTAAATTTAATTGTGacttcctcttttgtaagttgaaatgctgatttagggtaaagtgctgaaattgaagacaaaactgagaaaaataatgagctacaggttCGGGATTTTGTCGTGCACCTAGATTTGAGTAATATAAGCTGATTCAAACCTACCCTACAAAATGCCCCAAAAAAGCAGGGACTGTGACGCGGCAACACGGTCCTCCGAATTTTCCACACGTCGAAAAGGGTTGTTCTATCTTTGTGTCTGAAGCTTATTCTGAGAAGTACAACTATgcacttgtttcctgcacacaaaaagaaagggaaataggttgggaataggggtttgcctaagtaaaaaaccagtttggaatcaaccttgaatgaaatattgcaaatacttgaaataaaataatggaaaggtatacctcagatctgcaatgaatgatgatgatgctttgcttcttaaatgtaatcacatatgttgtatgaaaatggcatgaacatgacacaACCCTAACAtgtacacatgcttgcaaatgataaatgtaatgtcgctccacaatggatagatgaagtatatgcaaccttgaagacatctaggaatgcttgatgatgaatacttcaacacttgaatgcttgattgcttgaatgtagttctCCCAATTTTGCCACCtattcaaaatgagaggggaagacctccttacatACTCGCCTCGTTgtcaattatgttaattttttgacataggtcgACACAAGGAAAGGTTTCCCACTCAAATTCAAGATAGGACCTAGGGTTTAAAAGgaccccaattagggaggaccaaggcaccacgccctggtcctaccccataaTTGGGCCAGGGTTAAGGGTCCAACAAGATGGAAATGTGAAAATAAGGCTTTATTGCATGGCAGGGGCATAAATAGGCCCCAATCAAGCATGGAGATGCAAGCACTAatgtgagggccccaaatgcggtcaaaattgcaaagggtaaaattttaggatgctacaaaaacaAAAAGTTGTGGAGGGAGTAGATATTTAAGGTGTCACAGATTGTGTCAATAAGTCACACAAAACTATATCACTTTTTATATCCAAACAATATCAAAATATCTATGGTAATATAAATAATTAGAACAAGAACAAAATTGTAGTAAATTTGGTTTATCTTGTACTTCATGTTTTGGTTGTTTaatgtttctttttgttttctcaAATGATGGAGGCTCAAATAAAAATCCCACTTATGTAAAGAACAAGAGATAGTTTAAATACCACTCTCaatgaaataatattattaatacttTCATGATCTTATTATTATCTCTGACCTATATtagttatattaaaaatatatataatgatataatatacatttttattatatatatatatatatatatatatatatatatatatatatatatatatatatatatatatatatatatatatatatatatatatatatatatatataaccctttAGTAATGTGAGTGCTTATGTTTCTTTTAGCCTTCCCAAGTatatattattatatgcatatttCTACATATGGAATATGGTGACATAATATTTTTGTTTTATCTTATACATCATATTTTTGGTTAGTTAATGTCTTTTTGTTTTCTTAAAATATGGGGCCTAAAATAAAACCCCcacttatataaaaaaaaatagattagaTTAAAGATAGTTCTTAATCAGATAATATTATCAGCGTTTTCATGATTTTATTATTATCTTTGACTAGtattacaaaaatacaaaaaaatataatgatacaaatatatatttttataactaTTCCATGTATCTACATATATTTCTTCTTACCCTCTTAATAACATGATGTTTATGTTTCTTCGTTCCTtactaaatatatattattatatgcatatttCCACAACTTTCTACTTGAGATTATGCTTACATAGAACTAATTTTGTTTTATCTTGTACATCATGTTTTTGGTCAATTATGGtatctttagaaaaaaaaaagatgaGGCTCAAATAAAATCATCATTTACATGAAAAAATGAGATTATATTAAATACCATTGTTAATTAAACAATATTATCAATGCTTTTatcatgttattattattatctcTGATTAAtgctatattatatatttttatagttATTACATACACACGTCTTCTTACCCTCTTATCAATGTGAATGTTTATGTTTCTTCTCAcctttctctatatatatatactattataTGCATATTTCCACAACTTCCTACTCTAAGGGAGATTATTTGTGATGTTACTTGTTTCTTTATTTGTTTACCTTAGACTTATGCAAAAGAGATTTTACTCTCTCTCTTTTTGACAATGATAGCTTGTTTACCCTTTCAATATTTAGTTTAGGAAACATTTTTATCTTGACACATGAACTCAAAGTGATCTCACTTCCATATAATTATGATGAACGATGACAATTATATTGCATTCGTTTGTtaattaagaaacataaaacaATGTATAATGTATTTAAAAACTCATCTTTCCAAATCTTTCTAGATATTTATTGTAAATCAAACTAGGGGTAGTATTGGCCAAAAACTAGTAAGAAAAAATAATGACACCTTTTAGTCAAGCTAAATGAATGTATTCTACTATAGACTTTCAATTAAAAACATGTACCTATGCCTTTCTTGCTATGTTCTTTTTCACAAAACATGTTACAAATTTTAATGGTTGTAGCTTAATTGGTTGTGTACAATTGTTGAGGATGATCACATGTTCTTTGATTACACCACCCATAGAGGTTCAAATCCCCCCAAAGGCACGAGTAGGCTTGTTTTGACCTTTTAATGACCATGATGTACAAGATCCCCTACTTAGATGAAGGATGGCTTTTGGTTTAGATTATGTTTATTCACAATGTTGTAATTCACTTGTTTAAAAAAATGATAATATGTTCCTTGATATATGCCATCCACCAAGGTTCAATCCTCTAGGCACGTGATTAGGTTTGACCTTCAGGTGCCTTTTATGGATGAAATCACTTGCTTAGACAAAAGACAACTCTTATTTTAAATATTTACTTATTCACCATATTATAATCCACTTATTCAAAAAGGACAAAAATATAAATACTTATATAACCTAATTATTTCCATAAAGAACACATTATGATACTCATACTTGTgacaatttgataaaaaaaacattTTGCAACCAAATTTCAAGTATGCAACACACGTGTTGCTTCGTATAAAATCTCAATAAAAAGAGACAACCCTAAAAATGACACATAGCTCTAATAAGATTGAATAGAGAAATACAATTTTAGGATGTGATTGTGCAACCAATAAAGTGAGATATCATTGCAAGATAAATATGGAAGAGTAAAATATTGATGATCACCTACATGCCAATCCTTGGTGATGTTTGGGTTGTCAAGGTCGAGATGGGTTGTCAAGGCCGAGAGCATTTTTAGGGAACTAGGAGAAACTAATGGCTACATGCATTGCATTACTTCTCAATCGTACCTCTACCATTGACATTTATCCTTACACTTCCAACCCATACTacatcaatcatcatcaacaagagtTGGTCTCCTTAAAtgcatgcatgaaataaaataaaagactTTAATGGTGTATATAAGATCAAATAGTCTATGCGATCGAACTCAATGTCCTATTTCTTCAAATAAGAGAGTTCAGATTGTTCAGATTGTTCACTTTCAAATTACTTTAATATTGAATAGAAATATTATTACAAATTAATAATGTGTCCACAAGACCTCTTTTAACTTTAATATGATGAAATgtcattttatgtggaccaccaatTACTCCAAAATGGACATTTTctcatttcccatccttctttaaATTATACACACATGATGAATGAAAGAATCATTTGGAGAATCCAAGACAGCCATAGAATTGGGCGGTAGACGGACATCCTGACAAGAGGACACGCACATTGCCAAACCAAATAATACCAACCACAGAAAGATTGCAAACTGCTACCTGTGGGCAGGGGAAGACTTAGCAGATTGTTTCATTTCTTCTGCGGTATCTGAGGTAACCCATTGGCCTATTAAACTGTCTTCCGTTTCCTTACACGACTATTTTTTCTGCAACCTGAAAGAACAGAAGAATCTCTTCGGTGGTGATGTGATGTTTTGTGTTGGAGCGATGGAAGTGTTTTCTTGCCCTCCTGATACTGTGAAGAAGGtttgaaagtctttcaatgatttcaaacaatagaaaaGTTGTTTCTGTGGTCAAATCTGTCTCTATTCGATCGaggacaattttattttaatttaaagtttaatcCATTGTGCAAATTCTTTCGGCAAGTATGATTGAGCTGCAGGAACCCATGATGTGGCTTAAGTGCTAGATCTGAAGATTTTCCGTGTTGGGTTGTTTCTGGGTCCGAAACAGTGACCACTGGGATTCCATCGGAAGTTCGTTTTGGGAATTGAAGCGGTTTGTGAATCGAAATCGTCAGTATGATGAAAGAATTCGGTTTGTGAGAAGTGTCTCCAGGGGGATCCATGATGGGGCTCGATATACAGGTTTAGGTTTTATATTTTGTTCATTTTGCAGCTTAGTTTTAAGCTACCTGGGGTGGAAACCTGATGAACGGTGGCGGCTTTCGTGAATAAATTTTGATGCACGAAAAGCCAAGGTGTGACATTTATTGGTGATCCTGAGAATTGGGCGTTGGGGATTTGAGTAGATAACAGACAAAGTTGGGTTATGGAGGCGTTGAATGCATGTGTTTCTCCATCTCCTCGAAGCTTTCTAGAAGAGAGCGAGGCGGGGATGCCGTCGCGACGACACCTGTCAGAGATAAGGCGATTGAAGTTGCTCTCCACCAGCGGCAGTTTTTCCGACGGTGTGAAGAAGCAGTCTCGCATCAGGAATACATCTCACTTGTGTAGTATTTGTTTCGGCGGGGAGGTGCTATCCACCGCAGACCCTGCATATGCCATAGAAATTGAACTCCACTCTAAGTCTCTCTACCCCTCAAGGAGGCTTGTGAGGTCAGTCTCTACGCCAACTCCCTGGAAAGGCGGCTTGTTTTGCACTTGCAATATCAGCAAATTTTACATCAGCACCAACAGCAGCACTACTAATGATACTAGTGTTGTTACATCGGACGCAGAACCTATGGTTAAAGATTCCAAAGGGCAGATGCCAATCGACATGCCTGAGAGTAAAACGCAAGCAACGGTTGGTCCTCTTGCTGGTGATGACACTAGTGTTGCTACATCGGATTCAGAGCCCAAGCCGCAAGATTCCAAAGGGGAGATGACAGTCAATATGTCAGAGAGTGAAAAGCAAACAAGCGTTGGTCCTTTTGATGGCGACGAAAGTAACGGGGCCTGTAAAGGTGTTAGTGTCGCTTCTCCTGAAACTGCAACTGCAACTGCAGCTAATGTTAGTGTTAACGTTGCTGCTGAGGAGACTAAAGAGCAGGAAATTGTTCCGCAAAGCAGGCCTTCAAAGAGCGTAGCTTTGCCCAGGGCCAACAGCGAGAGTGTAAGCTTGCTGTTGAAGGATTCGTGCCCCCCCCACGGAACAATTTCAATCATTGGTAGAAGACGTGAAATGGAAGATGCCGTTGCAGCTGTACCCTCATTCTTTTGTCTGCCCAAGTCCATGGCGCTGTTGCAAAACAGTCTTACTGGATTTGCAGCTCCTGCACCTACACCTCTCCACTTTTTTGGTGTCTATGATGGCCATGGCGGATCGCAGGTACAATCATTCTTATCCTGTAACAAATAATTTGCTTTTGGTATAGGTCATTCGAGGACATGACTAATTCCATCGATGCTCATGTGATTTAGATGCATCAGATTATTTCTTCAGGATTCTTTTAGTAGTGATTCTGAAAATCTTATTTTTCCTCCTTTATCTTGGAAGAAATGAACCATCATCTTCTTTGGAGTAAATTCCAATCGAGACATAACTAAGTATAGCTATTGATGCTAAATATGACTAACCTTTTTACAAATAGTTTGTTTATGAAACGGATGATGTTGGTTTCCAGAACCTATTTTACAGCTGACTTTGCATTCTTCTGAGATGTTTTCACCAGGGTGATTACCTTGACTTTTGTCTAGGAACCTTATTGCTGATGTAACGTTGGGTATCTATTTTTCACACTATGgtgattacttaaattttcataaGAAATACATATATTTTTTACTTTAACATGTCTGCATAAGCTCCAGTAGTTTCCTGCATCCAATTTTGCAAAtacttattttttttcttttttctcgaCACTGTTACTTGGAATTTTGCATGGAAACCTCATTGATTTTGGCTATGCACTTTTACGAGCAGGCTTCATCATATTGTAAAAATCATTTTCATGAGGCGCTTGCTAAGGAGTTGAGGGATGCATCTTCATTTTCCGGAGATTTAAGTTCTTGGAGTAAAGTCATGTCTGCTTGCTTCATGAAAATGGATATGGCAGTTGGAGGTATGTGTCCAAATGGAGGCTGCAGTATTGGGGATGTACAAACGTGTGGCAATTGCTGCCAAGATCCAGTTGCACCAGAAAATGTGGGTTCTACGGCTGTCATAGCTGTTGTGAGCCCATCTGAAGTTGTTATTGCAAATTGTGGGGATTCTAGGGCAGTATTATCCAGGGGAGGCAAAGCAATCGCCCTTTCTAATGACCATAAGGTATTGATCAAACCGGtgaatatttgtaatgattatttaGGATTTTCTTTGACTTTTCCTGGTTctcttatatttttatttttatgtttttgagaAGTTGAGAGTCTATGTGGTGCTAATTCCAAAGATGCATGTTCTATGATAATGTGTGTATCATTAACTGGTGTTTTACCTTGTTCTTTCACAATTTGCCATATTGTAGCCTGAACAAGAGGATGAAATGGGCCGTATTGAAGCCGCTGGCGGACGTGTTATTTTTTGGAATGGATATCGTGTTGCAGGCTTTCTTGCAATGTCTAGGGCTCTAGGTTTGTATCAATGACCAATTTTTGATCCAGATGTAGCTGTTGTCTGTTTATGATTTATAGCgtattaatttttttgtttcatgACTTGTTTAAGAGCATCTAGAAAACTAATAGTGCTTCCTTTCTTAGAAATG
The nucleotide sequence above comes from Cryptomeria japonica chromosome 11, Sugi_1.0, whole genome shotgun sequence. Encoded proteins:
- the LOC131072199 gene encoding probable protein phosphatase 2C 8, giving the protein MEALNACVSPSPRSFLEESEAGMPSRRHLSEIRRLKLLSTSGSFSDGVKKQSRIRNTSHLCSICFGGEVLSTADPAYAIEIELHSKSLYPSRRLVRSVSTPTPWKGGLFCTCNISKFYISTNSSTTNDTSVVTSDAEPMVKDSKGQMPIDMPESKTQATVGPLAGDDTSVATSDSEPKPQDSKGEMTVNMSESEKQTSVGPFDGDESNGACKGVSVASPETATATAANVSVNVAAEETKEQEIVPQSRPSKSVALPRANSESVSLLLKDSCPPHGTISIIGRRREMEDAVAAVPSFFCLPKSMALLQNSLTGFAAPAPTPLHFFGVYDGHGGSQASSYCKNHFHEALAKELRDASSFSGDLSSWSKVMSACFMKMDMAVGGMCPNGGCSIGDVQTCGNCCQDPVAPENVGSTAVIAVVSPSEVVIANCGDSRAVLSRGGKAIALSNDHKPEQEDEMGRIEAAGGRVIFWNGYRVAGFLAMSRALGDRFLKRYVISEPEVTCTERTHEDECLILASDGLWDVLSNDTVCEVARKCLAGYRPHRSKGITEDTPVGTAAAFLTKLALGRGSGDNISVVVIDLKEQRSRNR